The DNA region TCAAGCTCTTCCAGTCCCACCGCGAGGACTACGCGGACGGCGGCCAGAAGCGCGACTTTGTCTACGTGAAGGACTGCGCCAGGGTCATGGCCTGGTTCCTGGAAAACCCGGAGGCCAACGGCCTGTTCAACGTGGGCACGGGCAAGGCGCGCACCTGGAACGACCTGGCCGAAGCCGTGTTCGCGGCCATGGATAACTTCATGCGTGTCGAGTACATCCCCATGCCCGAGGCCATTCGCGACTGCTACCAGTACTTCACCGAGGCGAGCATGGACCACCTGGCGGCCGTGGGCGCGCCGGTGCCAGGCACCTCGCTGGAAGACGCCGTGGCCGACTACGTGACGCAGTACCTGGCTACGGATGACAGGTACCTGTAAAGGAAATTATTCCAAAGTGTTTCAGAGATTTCTGTCTACAAAAGTAGGCAAATAAAAATCTTTGGAAAGGGGGTCCGGGGGAAGAACCTTTCTATAGAAAGGTTTGCCCCCTGTTTTCTTTTCTTAGACAGCCGGCGGAGATTTTTGGACAGCCGTCAGCCGCGGCGTTTGAAAAGCTTGGCAAGATCGTCCGGGCTCCAGGAGATGAGCACGGGCCGGCCATGGGGGCAGTAGTCGCGGTCCTCGCAGCCGGCCCAGGCTTCGAGCAGGGCCATGGCCTCGTCCGGAGCCAAAGGCTCGCCGGCCTTGAGCGCCATGCGGCAGGAGAGCATGGCCCAGACGGCCGAGAGGTCGTCCACGCGCTCGGCGAGGCAGGACTGCAGAAACTCGCGCGCCTTGGCCGGGGAGAGACCGCCGGGAACGGCGTGGATGGAGAGCTTGGCGCCCTCGGACACGAGTGAGAAGCCGAGCCGCTCCAGCTCCACGGCAAGCTCCATGAACCGTTGCGCCTCGGACGGGTGCAGGGGCAGCTCCATGGGCACGGCCAATGGCCGGGAGCCCGCGTCCCTGGCGTTGCGAAGCTTGTCGAAGAGCACGCGTTCGTGCGCGGCGTGCTGATCCAGCACGGCCAATCCGCCGTGATCCAGACGCAGCAGCAAATAGGTGGCAGCCACCTGCCCGAGGTACTCGAACCCGCGGCCGGCAGCGCCGGGCCCGACGTGGCTCGCGTCACGCACCGCAGGGGCCTCTGTGGAAGAAACCTCGGCAGGGGCAAAGGGCAGCGGCGCCTGGGAGCGATCCGGCTGCGATGAACGCGGCGGCGTGAGCGGTGGCGCGCTGCGCGTAAACGGTGGCGGCTCCGGCGTGGTCAGGGAGCCGGCATAGCTGGCCGAGGACTCGTTGAGGGCGGCCGGTCGACGCTCTGGCGGTTGGGCGTGGGGCTCGCGACGTTGCTCCTGCGGGATGTCTGGCGCCGAGGATGTGGCTGCGACGCCCTGGGAAGAGGAATCTGCGGCAGGTGTGTGCAGAGGACGGTCGCCCAGGGCCGCGCCGGGCAGGGAGCCCTCCAGCCCGTGGACAATGGCCCGCCGCACCAGGGAGAAGACGGCGCGTTCGTCGCGGAAGCGCACCTCGGCCTTGGCCGGGTGCACGTTCACGTCCACCTCGTGCGGGTCGAGCTCCAGAAAGAGCGCCACCTGCGGATGCTCGCGCGAGAGCAGCCGGCCGGAGTAGGCGTCGCGCACGGCGCGCAGCAGGAGCTTGTCCTGCACCGGCCGTCCGTTGACGGCAAAGAGGATGCGGTCGGGCCGGCCCTGGGCCGATCCGGGGTGGCCGATGAGCCCGTACACACGGCGGCCGTGCGCCGACTCGTGCACCTGGATGAGCCCTTCGGTGACGGCAGGCGGCCAGACCACGGCCAGCCGCTCGCGCAGGGTCTGCCCGGCCAGGAAGCGCAGCACCTCGCGGCCGCCGGATTCCAGCCGGAAGTCGACCTCGGGCCGGGTCAGGGCCAGGCGGGTGAAGATCTCGGTGCAGCGGCGGTTCTCGGTGGCCGGGGTCTTGAGGAACTTGAGCCGCGCCGGGACGTTGGTGAAGAGCTCTCGCACGGTGATGCGCGTGCCGCGTTGCATGGCTACGGGCTTGCTGGACTCCAGCCGGCCGTGCACCACCTCCAGGGCGTGGCCCGACTCGCCGTCCGGACTGGAGGCGATAGTGAAGGTGGAGACCGAGGCGATGGAGGCCAGGGCCTCGCCGCGGAAGCCGTAGCTGCCCACGGCCAGAAGCTCCTCAAAGGTGGCCACCTTGCTGGTGGCATGGCGCATCACGGCCAGCTCCAGCTCCTCGGCGCCCATGCCGTGGCCGTCGTCCTGGACCTCCACGAGCCCCTGCCCGCCACGATCCAGGGTAACCGAGATGCGCGAGGCCCGCGCGTCCAGGCTGTTCTCCACCAGCTCCTTGAGCACGCTGGCCGGGCGCTCCACCACCTCGCCCGCGGCAATCTGGTTGCGCAGGGCCGGGGGCAGTTCGCGGATGGGGCGTCGGGTGGGTATTGCGTCGTTGGTCATGGAGCGTTTCGGGAAAGCCTGGTGCAGTGCGGATGGTCGTCAATAACAAAACGATTCCATGCGCGCGTATCCGTGTCAAGGCAGACGATTGTCCGGCGCAGGTTGTTCATGATAAGTAGTTCCGATGCAAGAGAATCCATCGCAGCCCGCCCCGCCGTTACTTGTTCTGGAAGGGGCGCACTTCGCCTACCCCGGCGGGGGAACCGTGTTCGCCGGTGTGGACTTCAACCTGCGCGCCGGGGAGTTCGCCCTTGTCACAGGGCCTTCCGGAGGCGGCAAGTCCAGCCTGCTGCGGCTGCTCAGCCGGCTGGATGCGCCCAGCGCGGGCAGGCTGCTGCTGGACGGCGAGGATGCGGCCGCCATACGGCCGGAAGTCTTCCGCCGCCGGGTCATCCACATGCAGCAGACGCCGGTGCTGCAGGATGACTCCATCCGCAACAACCTGCTGCTGCCGTTCGGGTTCGCCATCACCAAAAGCGAGGGACCGGAGCCGCCTGACGACGCGGCCATGCGCGCGGCGCTGGAGCGCTTTCTGCTCGCCGATCTCGGCCTGGACAAGAAGGCCACGGAGTGCTCGGTGGGCCAACGGCAGC from Oceanidesulfovibrio marinus includes:
- the mutL gene encoding DNA mismatch repair endonuclease MutL codes for the protein MTNDAIPTRRPIRELPPALRNQIAAGEVVERPASVLKELVENSLDARASRISVTLDRGGQGLVEVQDDGHGMGAEELELAVMRHATSKVATFEELLAVGSYGFRGEALASIASVSTFTIASSPDGESGHALEVVHGRLESSKPVAMQRGTRITVRELFTNVPARLKFLKTPATENRRCTEIFTRLALTRPEVDFRLESGGREVLRFLAGQTLRERLAVVWPPAVTEGLIQVHESAHGRRVYGLIGHPGSAQGRPDRILFAVNGRPVQDKLLLRAVRDAYSGRLLSREHPQVALFLELDPHEVDVNVHPAKAEVRFRDERAVFSLVRRAIVHGLEGSLPGAALGDRPLHTPAADSSSQGVAATSSAPDIPQEQRREPHAQPPERRPAALNESSASYAGSLTTPEPPPFTRSAPPLTPPRSSQPDRSQAPLPFAPAEVSSTEAPAVRDASHVGPGAAGRGFEYLGQVAATYLLLRLDHGGLAVLDQHAAHERVLFDKLRNARDAGSRPLAVPMELPLHPSEAQRFMELAVELERLGFSLVSEGAKLSIHAVPGGLSPAKAREFLQSCLAERVDDLSAVWAMLSCRMALKAGEPLAPDEAMALLEAWAGCEDRDYCPHGRPVLISWSPDDLAKLFKRRG
- a CDS encoding ABC transporter ATP-binding protein, with product MQENPSQPAPPLLVLEGAHFAYPGGGTVFAGVDFNLRAGEFALVTGPSGGGKSSLLRLLSRLDAPSAGRLLLDGEDAAAIRPEVFRRRVIHMQQTPVLQDDSIRNNLLLPFGFAITKSEGPEPPDDAAMRAALERFLLADLGLDKKATECSVGQRQRLCLIRALFMRPRALLLDEPVSALDAESAGVVMREVERVNREDNVAVVCVTHHGYEPPADAVHWRVAGGEARRVDEE